Proteins from a single region of Acidovorax sp. NCPPB 3576:
- a CDS encoding phospholipase A: MEQRIKHHRPARAAQAVRQAMTPRRLGTLALALCAPAGAALAQTPAQAEAAGDAWRRCTAMAGDSTARLACFDQWAGQQAWKAPAASAGAPTGNTTASSAPPTPVDTTLPATRLIDVAQVEGCRDEQYSTLSRFWELESGSDCGTFRFRGYRPISVSVVKGSNVNRQPTSPVPDHNATSAVDYRTTENRIQLSVRTKIAQGLLTQGHPTLKDSVWVGYTQQSYWQLFSPDISRPFRATDHEPEVMYVYPTDAKLPFGWRWRYSGIGLVHQSNGQSLPLSRSWNRVYLMTGMELDNRWSVNARLWKRLSESADSDDNPGISDYIGRGELQVNWNYDRDNTVGVTVRHSLASTPRGSARIEWLQNLGKGLGGSKSNLRLHTALFSGYGDSMIDYNRKRTVFSVGLSLVDF; the protein is encoded by the coding sequence ATGGAACAACGCATAAAACACCACCGCCCCGCCCGTGCTGCGCAAGCAGTCCGGCAGGCCATGACACCCCGGCGCCTGGGCACTTTGGCCCTGGCCCTGTGCGCCCCCGCGGGCGCCGCGCTGGCGCAAACGCCCGCCCAGGCGGAAGCGGCCGGCGACGCCTGGCGCCGCTGCACCGCCATGGCCGGCGACAGCACCGCGCGCCTGGCCTGCTTCGACCAGTGGGCGGGCCAGCAGGCCTGGAAAGCGCCCGCCGCATCGGCCGGCGCACCCACCGGCAACACCACGGCCAGTTCCGCACCACCCACCCCCGTGGACACGACGCTGCCGGCCACCCGCCTCATCGACGTCGCCCAGGTGGAAGGCTGCCGCGATGAGCAGTACAGCACGCTGTCGCGCTTTTGGGAGCTGGAGTCGGGCAGCGACTGCGGCACCTTCCGCTTCCGTGGCTACCGGCCGATCAGCGTCTCGGTGGTCAAGGGCAGCAACGTGAACCGCCAGCCCACCTCGCCCGTGCCGGACCACAACGCCACGTCGGCCGTGGACTACCGGACCACCGAGAACCGCATCCAGCTGTCGGTGCGCACCAAGATCGCCCAGGGCCTGCTCACGCAGGGCCATCCCACGCTCAAGGACTCGGTGTGGGTGGGCTACACGCAGCAGTCGTACTGGCAGCTGTTCAGCCCCGACATCTCGCGCCCCTTCCGCGCGACCGACCACGAGCCGGAAGTGATGTACGTGTACCCCACCGACGCCAAGCTGCCCTTCGGCTGGCGCTGGCGCTACAGCGGCATCGGGCTGGTGCACCAGTCGAACGGCCAGAGCCTGCCGCTGTCTCGCAGCTGGAACCGCGTGTACCTGATGACCGGCATGGAGCTGGACAACCGCTGGAGCGTGAACGCGCGCCTGTGGAAGCGCCTGAGCGAAAGCGCCGACAGCGACGACAACCCGGGCATCAGCGACTACATCGGCCGCGGCGAGCTGCAGGTGAACTGGAACTACGACCGCGACAACACCGTGGGTGTGACCGTGCGGCACTCGCTGGCTTCGACGCCGCGGGGCTCGGCACGCATCGAATGGCTGCAGAATCTGGGCAAGGGCCTGGGCGGCAGCAAGAGCAACCTGCGCCTGCACACCGCCCTGTTCAGCGGCTACGGCGACAGCATGATCGACTACAACCGCAAGCGCACGGTGTTCAGCGTCGGCCTAAGCCTGGTGGACTTCTGA
- a CDS encoding ATP-dependent helicase: MSAGLNLAQLQAVHYTEGPCLVLAGAGSGKTRVITHKIGRLIEMGLEPRRIAAITFTNKAAAEMRERAQGLIGRAAKDVLVCTFHALGVRMVREDGRVLGLKPQFSILDADDVTGILKDAAGGTTDMATARQWQWTISKWKNMGLNAQESLAQAADDNERSIAVLMGRYEERLAAYQSVDFDDLIGMPLRLLRDHPEVRSKWQKVLGHVLVDEYQDTNATQYELLKLLVGERARFTAVGDDDQSIYGWRGATLDNLKKLPIDFPQLKVIKLEQNYRSTSAILRAANNVIQPNPKLFPKTLFSELGEGEPVRVVDADSEEHEAERAVARIQSLRAAANPPPAWKSFALLYRANHQAKPFEKALRKANIPYKVSGGTSFFDRAEIKDLCAWFRLWINNNDDPAFLRSITSPKRGIGHTTLGALGEFATKHKLSMFGALFNGMLPAAIPKRALDGLMEFGRYVNDLEYRARHTHGAEDSRAFLADWLKEIDYEKHLYDGEDSEKVAAARWSNVLEFCDWMSQRAGGQIDDTSGSVVTKETKSLLEVSQTIALLSTISEREKDQDMVTLSTLHASKGLEWPHVVLVGVTEGMLPFKLDDDEGRQLKVSDDTLQRLQEERRLMYVGITRAQRSLAVSWTKKRKKGREMVNAQPSRFIAEMALDKNTAREDPREKLKALRAEFAARKAQNAPP; the protein is encoded by the coding sequence ATGTCCGCCGGTCTCAATCTCGCCCAGCTCCAGGCTGTCCACTACACCGAGGGGCCGTGCCTCGTGCTGGCGGGCGCGGGTTCGGGCAAGACGCGGGTGATCACCCACAAGATCGGGCGGCTGATCGAAATGGGGCTGGAGCCGCGCCGCATCGCCGCCATCACCTTCACCAACAAAGCCGCCGCAGAAATGCGCGAGCGCGCGCAGGGCCTCATCGGACGGGCGGCCAAGGACGTGCTGGTGTGCACCTTCCACGCGCTGGGCGTGCGCATGGTGCGAGAGGACGGGCGCGTGCTCGGGCTCAAGCCCCAGTTCAGCATCCTCGATGCGGACGACGTGACCGGCATCCTCAAGGACGCGGCCGGCGGCACGACCGACATGGCCACCGCCCGCCAATGGCAGTGGACCATCAGCAAGTGGAAGAACATGGGCCTGAACGCCCAGGAGTCGCTGGCCCAGGCCGCCGACGACAACGAACGCAGCATCGCCGTCCTGATGGGGCGCTATGAAGAACGCCTGGCCGCCTACCAGAGCGTCGATTTCGACGACCTCATCGGCATGCCGCTGCGCCTGCTGCGCGACCACCCCGAGGTGCGAAGCAAGTGGCAAAAGGTGCTGGGCCACGTGCTCGTGGACGAATACCAGGACACCAATGCCACGCAGTACGAGCTGCTCAAGCTGCTCGTGGGCGAACGCGCTCGCTTCACCGCCGTGGGCGACGACGACCAGTCCATCTACGGCTGGCGCGGCGCCACGCTGGACAACCTGAAAAAGCTGCCGATCGACTTTCCGCAGCTCAAGGTGATCAAGCTGGAGCAGAACTACCGCTCCACCAGCGCCATCCTGCGCGCGGCCAACAACGTGATCCAGCCCAACCCCAAGCTGTTTCCCAAGACGCTGTTTTCCGAACTGGGCGAAGGCGAGCCGGTGCGCGTGGTTGATGCCGACAGCGAAGAGCACGAGGCCGAGCGCGCCGTGGCCCGCATCCAGAGCCTGCGTGCCGCGGCCAACCCGCCGCCGGCCTGGAAGAGCTTCGCCCTCCTGTACCGCGCCAACCACCAGGCCAAGCCGTTCGAGAAGGCGCTGCGCAAGGCCAACATCCCCTACAAGGTCTCGGGCGGCACGAGCTTCTTCGACCGCGCGGAGATCAAGGACCTGTGCGCCTGGTTCCGCCTGTGGATCAACAACAACGACGACCCGGCCTTCCTGCGCTCCATCACGAGCCCCAAGCGCGGCATCGGCCACACCACGCTGGGCGCTTTGGGCGAATTCGCGACCAAGCACAAGCTGAGCATGTTCGGCGCGCTGTTCAACGGCATGCTGCCGGCGGCCATCCCCAAGCGCGCGCTCGACGGGCTGATGGAGTTCGGGCGCTACGTCAACGACCTCGAATACCGCGCCCGGCACACGCACGGCGCCGAGGATTCGCGCGCCTTCCTGGCCGACTGGCTCAAGGAAATCGACTACGAAAAGCACCTGTACGACGGCGAGGACAGCGAGAAGGTCGCGGCCGCGCGCTGGAGCAACGTGCTGGAGTTCTGCGACTGGATGTCGCAGCGCGCCGGCGGCCAGATCGACGACACCTCGGGCAGCGTCGTCACCAAGGAGACCAAGAGCCTGCTGGAGGTCTCTCAGACCATCGCGCTGCTGTCCACCATCAGCGAGCGCGAGAAGGACCAGGACATGGTCACGCTGTCCACGCTGCATGCCTCCAAGGGCCTGGAGTGGCCGCATGTGGTGCTGGTGGGCGTGACCGAGGGCATGCTGCCCTTCAAGCTCGACGACGACGAGGGCCGGCAGCTCAAGGTGAGCGACGACACGCTGCAGCGCCTGCAGGAAGAGCGCCGCCTGATGTACGTGGGCATCACCCGCGCCCAGCGCAGCCTAGCCGTCAGCTGGACGAAAAAGCGCAAGAAGGGCCGTGAGATGGTGAACGCGCAGCCCAGCCGCTTCATCGCCGAGATGGCGCTGGACAAGAACACCGCCCGCGAAGACCCACGCGAAAAACTCAAGGCGCTGCGCGCCGAATTCGCTGCGCGCAAGGCGCAGAACGCCCCGCCATGA